The following proteins are encoded in a genomic region of Vibrio tasmaniensis:
- a CDS encoding anaerobic C4-dicarboxylate transporter, whose protein sequence is MIAVELFVVLLFIFLGARIGGIGIGFAGGAGVIALSLILGVPTSQSFIPIDVILIIMSVITAIAAMQVAGGMDWLVQIAENFLRKHPERITFYAPIVTFVMTLMAGTGHTAFSTLPVIAEVAKGQGVRPSRPLSIAVVASQIAITASPISAAVVAFAAMLAPFGVDYLTLLMVCIPTTFIACMVGAVVANYMGSELKDDPVYQERLEKGLIKLATEEKREILPTAKRATYIFLAAIGFVVCYAAAISSSVGLIENPALGRNEAIMSVMLAAAAAIVMFTKIDAAKISSAPTFRSGMTACVCVLGVAWLGSTFVNAHVAEIKDVAGALLADYPWMLALVLFFASMLLYSQGATTVALMPAALAIGVAPLTAVASFAAVSALFVLPTYPTLLAAVEMDDTGSTRIGKYVFNHPFFIPGVVTISTAVALGFAFGGLFI, encoded by the coding sequence ATGATTGCAGTAGAACTATTTGTCGTCCTGCTCTTTATCTTTTTGGGGGCCAGAATTGGCGGTATCGGTATTGGTTTTGCCGGTGGTGCTGGTGTTATTGCCCTTTCACTGATTCTTGGCGTTCCAACAAGCCAGTCTTTCATCCCGATCGACGTAATCTTGATCATCATGTCGGTTATCACCGCAATTGCTGCTATGCAGGTTGCTGGTGGTATGGACTGGTTGGTACAAATTGCAGAAAACTTTTTGCGTAAACACCCTGAACGCATCACCTTTTATGCACCGATTGTGACCTTTGTAATGACACTAATGGCGGGTACTGGTCACACAGCATTCTCTACGCTTCCTGTTATTGCAGAAGTAGCAAAAGGCCAAGGTGTTCGTCCTTCTCGTCCACTGTCTATCGCTGTTGTCGCTTCTCAAATTGCGATCACAGCTTCGCCAATCTCGGCTGCCGTTGTCGCTTTCGCAGCAATGCTGGCACCCTTTGGTGTTGATTACCTAACGCTATTGATGGTTTGTATCCCAACAACCTTCATCGCTTGTATGGTTGGTGCGGTTGTTGCTAACTACATGGGTAGCGAACTGAAAGACGATCCTGTTTACCAAGAACGTCTAGAGAAAGGCCTAATCAAACTGGCGACAGAAGAGAAACGTGAAATTCTACCAACAGCGAAGAGAGCGACTTACATCTTCCTAGCGGCAATTGGGTTCGTGGTTTGCTACGCAGCCGCTATCTCTAGCTCTGTTGGTCTAATTGAAAATCCTGCTCTGGGTCGTAACGAAGCGATCATGTCTGTGATGCTAGCAGCAGCAGCGGCAATTGTGATGTTCACTAAAATTGATGCTGCGAAGATTTCGTCTGCTCCTACATTCCGCTCAGGTATGACAGCGTGTGTATGTGTACTTGGTGTGGCTTGGTTAGGTTCAACGTTTGTAAACGCACACGTTGCTGAAATCAAAGACGTTGCTGGTGCTCTACTGGCTGACTACCCATGGATGCTGGCTCTTGTTCTGTTCTTCGCTTCTATGCTGCTTTACTCTCAAGGCGCAACAACCGTTGCACTAATGCCTGCAGCTCTAGCCATTGGCGTAGCACCACTAACAGCCGTTGCTTCTTTTGCTGCGGTAAGTGCGCTGTTCGTACTTCCAACTTACCCTACGCTACTGGCAGCGGTTGAGATGGATGATACAGGTTCAACCCGTATCGGTAAGTACGTATTTAACCACCCATTCTTCATTCCAGGTGTGGTAAC